atatatatatatatatatatatatatatatatatatatatatatatatatatatatacacatatgtgtatatatatatatatatacatacacacatatatatatatatatatatatacatacacacatatatatatatatatatatatacatacacacatatatatatatacacatatgtatatatatatatatatatatatatatatatatatatatacatacacacatatatatatacacatatgtgtatatatatatatatatatatatatatatatatatatattaggggtgcaacgatactcgtatcgatattgaaccgttcgatacagtgcgttcggttcggtacgcatgtgtatcgaacaatacaaaatttttaatttattttatcaacttttcttctgacgatgctgtctgtgttgagagctcagtggatctgcgttcgactactccgcctaggctgcactgtcaagcgcagatccactgagcgcagcgcaagctagcaagacagaagcttagctcgttgcagcatggcaaattgaacctcccccaccctcattcagatctggcctttggaactattttggtcttcatgtgaagtatgaccctgaaggtaagcgcatcatggacaaaagtaaaacagtatgtcggatgtgccacgcaatgctcaattacatgggtgggaactactgcgttagcgcagtttgctcgttaacgtgttgacaccgtccagccccacgcacggggcgatccgcggtagctcgttaacggagatttgccgcgttgtggcgttaacgtcatttcagattaacgctgacagcactagtgggaacacaacgaatatgactgcacatttactccgacatcatcctagtgcaaagacaagtggaagcagacaaaaacaacaagcacgcatgctacaaactttacccgtgtcatttagacagccgttagcaaatgattctccttatggggacctgatatgtttaatatgctgctgagaatataccccagaagaagcgtatagtatagcttttattttggaaagagccatttctctgtaataaactctcttttccaaagatgagggatttctccatcagatatttatttttttattactttgtcgtttcagcaacattaaatttaaaaactgtgcttttgagttaaaatatatatttataattttaataaatgacaaattaaaaaagcatgaacatttttttgtatcgaaaaaatatcgaaccgtgacaccaaagtatcgaaccgaaccgaaccgtgaattttgtgtatcgttgcacccctaatatatatatatatatatatatatacacatatgtgtgtgtatatatatatatatatatatatatatatatatatatatatatatgagcttgaactctggtcAAAGATGCAAGtagcagttatttatatttcctatcaccttaaatcttcactcaaagacaagtgtctctgacagtgtatatacagatgtattatgtatataagagacaaatattgttctttcagtatgttggcattattacatttggctcaatgcttacatatatgtataaaaacaaaatgtacgagctgtgataactgtttctgatagaatgaagagtagactgatatatgaaatattactttattgggtgagaaaatcagaccatgtcataactgctttaagtcatacagaatagatatcagagccttaaacaggctgacttctgctaaatgggtcaaactgggcagaaagtaaacaaacacataacatccttatagaatatgatgtaacactatagatcaacttacctcagaatatataaagcatataaacaattacagcaatatgatgcaacaaacacagcagtactactaatccaaaatactcaaagcttcatagaactgaaacaaacatttatttttagctccattctgctgctgatacatactttaggtttctgaatattaaacttgtttctgcctttcatagtgtatAACTTGAAGGCCccgagtactttctcccacactgaaaacactggaatgataacattattacCTAatacattacctaataagactgattcattacagacaattagttatttaaaaatttccttgcagtccttcacaaacagggaacagtctgtctattctctccatctgtcagctgctgctggctcttcctcctcctcttcctcacacactgctgagtttgtcctggtggatcatcaggggcgcaaagcctcacagatgatgtgcagcagtgggtccctcagtctgtcctcactctggacacttgcagttgtcacacatggaaatcaaatgtgtgataagctgcaggattcaaacacaagtgtaacttataaacacatgttcatacttttattccacaatcagagagaaagaaacagagagagagagtgcaggacagacagacaggtgacagtctcaggtgtatacactgctacaaaacagcacaagagaaggaggatttagtgtttgtgttattacgagtgctaaacaagaagagttcccagatggtacagtggacacatgtgtgactcctgtgattaaagcatctttctttcagcttaacgagtgaaccgtcagctcgttcaaacacacgttaaaatccgtttggctcgacaccaccgaacagaggcagcaatataacatagctaacattaacagtgcagtgaatcctgcttgtgccgtgatattcaggactgcaaaccgagcagcatcactgactttcagcttgttgtgtttgtggatatatgactgactttaattatccataaaatcatcacattctctgtgagattaaggtcgactatatatatatatatatatatatatatatatagaagtagaggctttaaaaccaagttaacgctgaaagtacaaacatcactaatgtcacataactttgccgacatgtggccaacagtaatgttttcatgttcttcattattaaacattcacacataaataagtgacataaaattcagtacttacttttgccagttcactcttcagccgctcccttctgccgtattttgcggcaaaattatccacacccaccgctgcgctatgaattgtgggatatatgggaccacgaagcgtgcaccggaccacgcttgatatttggggaaatcgacggcgcatttggagtatgcatttgaagtacactttgaattgggacagccgttgtcgcgtggcggtgacgtattcgcacttgaaatgcgtacttcaagcgtgcataccctgaattgggacacagccatagTGTTTATCTGAAGCTAAACGTTAACATTCATTCtgaccagagaagaagaaaatgaggagctcagtgtttaaaacaagcaaacaaacaaacaggggaATAAAATCCAAAACTCATTAAAAGTACTACAAACAGTACTTCAGCAGTACTTTGGTAcatccaattcaattcaattttatttatatagcaccaaatcacaacaacagttgcctcaaggcgctttatattgtacagtagatcgtacaataatagatacagagaaaaacccaacaatcatatgaccccctatgtgcagaggtggggtttttttctgttctcaaactgatctccctgttggagctcagtctggggggagttcttttttccTCATTGTCTTTCCtgatgttttgtattttccatTGTTCGGTTCTGGGTCGCTGCTCGTGCGGCTGACCGGCCAGCTACccagcctgacctgtctccccaatatgatgtttgtgtattgtatgtacggtcggcAAGGTCAGTCTCTCAATTGACCCtcggggataaataaagtcttctgaatctgaatctgaatgcacaagcactttggcaacagtgggaaggaaaaactcccttttaacaggaagaaacctccagcagaaccaggctcagggaggggcggcaatttgctgcgaccggttggggtgagagaaggaaaacagaataaacacatgctgtggaagagagacagagattaataacaaatatgattcaatgcagagaggtctattaacacagaccttcccaaagtgtggggcccgccccctaggggaggcacagagccattgcagggggaaaaaaaaccaaaaaaccaaaaaacacttggacactgctagcacggggtgcccacacaaacgcaaagtacgagatgaagcatcgctgaatatgtttccaaaccaacttcattctaagccaaatgctagaaaatatggtgaagcatatcttccctttggtttcacctgcacaagtgccgaggtaggtctctcCTGCAGAATTAGATTCCCCTGCAttgggagcacgcgctgggctctccaaatcacggacaaacagtatcccacattctggatttttagttcacaaacacttgttgtaatgactaactactcctgacattttggagatgttagctctttatacaaaGTTACAGctggatacaaataatatcaggctgatcctgccacagtttgttcccccggttcaaatcacggacaaacaggatcccacagttgtttatgttttagaacccattttgcacagagaggcattttttgaaaaatgtattgatagcaatgttgaatattattacacaggaaaaaaacaactacgcgtaaaataatcacagcgTGACGCCActgcctttgtaaatggagggacagtaactgcgtgagtgtatgtaagcgtgtaaaacctgcagatagagacaaaatactgttaatctgaataTCTGatattctgcaattcatctcatgtaaacaataacgtggcgcacagtgtgacgtgaaaaaaggcacatacctttgaggttgcgtgacgaactctgtattcctcgtccgcacgtaaacgcaaaaaacagtgttttaaaaaatctccattTTCAGTGATTCGAAATTCGATGTCGatgaaacagctgcgttttcaaaaatacccgtataggtgtggacgtagcgtaaaagagttagtaatttattttcttactacctgtaatttattgcagattacttgtatttgcttagttgtttactaaatgtttgaggtgtgaaataaaccgcaatggagcaaaatacgggtgtgtgtggttggaggatgtgtttgtgcatgcgtgtgcacgaacatttttcttgtaaaacaaaggggggcctagcaaaaaaagtttgggaaccactgtattaacacatagtgagtgagaaaggtgactggaaaggaaaaactcaatgcatcatgggagtcccccgGCAgactacgtctattgcagcataactaagggaggattcagggtcacctggtccagccctaactatatgctttagcaaaaaggaaagtttgaagcctaatcttgaaagtagagatagtgtctgtctcctgaatccaaactggaagctggttccacagaagaggggcctgaaaactgaaggctctgcctcccattctacttttaaatactctaggaacaacaagtaagcctgcagtgtgagagcgaactgctctaatagggtgatatggtactacaaggtcattaagataagatggggcctgattatttaagaccttgtatgtgaggagcaggattttgaattctggatttaacaggaagccaatgaagggaagccaaaacaggagaaatctgctctctctttctagtccctgtcaggactcttgctgcagctttttggattaactgaaggctttttagggagtttttaggacatcctgataataatgaattacagtagtccagcctggaagtaataaatgcatgaactagtttttcagcgtcactctgagacaggatatttctaattttagagatgttgcacaaatggaagaaagcagtcttacatatttgtttaatatgtgcattgaaggacatgtcctggtcaaaaatgactccaaggttcctcacagtgttactggaggccaaggtaatgccatccagagtaagaatctggttagataccatatttctaagattttcagggccgagtacaataacctcagtttgatctgaattaagaagcagaaagttagcggccatccaggtctttatgtctttaagacattcctgtagtttaactaattggtgtgtgttatctggcttcatggacagatagagctgggtgtcatctgcatagcagtgtaaatgtatgctatgtcttctaatgatactgcctaagggaagcatgtataatgtacacagaattggtcctagcactgaaccctgtggaactccataattgacctcagtgtgtgaagaggactctccatttacttgtacaaattggagtctattagatagatatgatacaaaccactgcagtgcagtacctgtaatacctacagcgtgctctgatcgctctaataggatattatggtcgacagtatggaacgctgcactgaggtctagcaggacaagcacagagatgagtccactgtcagaggccataagaagatcatttgtaaccttcactaaagctgtttctgtgctgtgatgagctctgaaacctgactgaaactcttcaaataagccatttctctgcagatgatctgttagctgtttgacaactactctttcagggatgtttgatatgaaaggaaggttggagattggcctataattagctaagactgctgggtctagagatgctttttgagtaaaggtttaactacagccagcttgaaggcctgtggtacatagctgattattagagataggttgatcatatttaagattgaagcattaattaatggcaggacttctttgagcagttttgtgggaatggggtctaaaagacatgaCATCCTTGGAGGACTTTTACCTGTGAGCAGGTACttctctctgtttgtgtctgtgctggCAGAAATCAATCAATTAATAGTCAATTGATTTTCTTTATAATAACCGTAAAGCTTCATAAACTGAAGTCTGTGTCTATGTTCATCCGATCAGAAATCAGTCATTAAATCAGAAGCAGAGGCAGTTGTGTGGTTTCACAGGTTTTATTGATTATATGGAGGATTAGATAATTGATTGAAAAAGGAAATCAGTTCTTTGGCagcacaaagtttgtggtaaaataaaaacaagcaaaacagaaaTGCTACACCTGAAAGCAACAAACTGATCAATAAGTCTGATTAGGTCTGCTGAGGAGGTTAACACTCTGGTCACAAATACTTCTGTATGGTTAATAAGCAGGAAATGGCAGGTTATTGAAAAGCTGAGTCCCTCAGAGAGGACAAAAAATATTGATCGAATAAGAAAACATTAGATAAAAATTCATGTTTAGTAAATTAACACAGCAACTGAAACAGGCAGGAACGTCAGGAGAACCTCagcagaatataaagaaaacaacaggGGAACTTTAGGAGAACATATCAGTGGAATGTAGAGTAATGTCAGGGGAACCTTTCAGGGAATATTTGGAATATCTTTGGGAGAGCTTAAGAAGACACTGGGGAATGTTTAACTTTAAGTGAAGCAAGTTCCAAATGTAAAAATCTTGTAGAAAAGCTTCAGTGTAACCAACAGTTGATCTTtggaaacctttaaaaaaacttAGTGGAACATCAGAGCAGTCAAAGATGAGAATTTTCTGGAGAACCAGACTGAATCTTTTGGGACAAAAAGAGTCTAAGAGAATCAAAACCAACCAGTTTAACCAAATAACAACTCAACGTAAAGACCAGAAGAACATTTTAGACAACACGTGGTTAGAATTGGGATTGTTACCGGAATACTACAGAAACCCTGGAGATCATGCTGGGAATGTCAGTTGAACCTTGACAGAATGCTTTGGGGATCCTCAAGGGGTCATTAGGGTACTGCCAGGTTAACAATATCTAGGGATCTCCTGGGAACCTTAGTGGAACACTGGTATAATGTTCTAATAACCTGAAGGATCAGACTAGGTGAATGCTTGTAGAACATTTTGTAAACCTTCTAGGGGTCTGTTTAGCACCATGTTAACCTTGTGTTCCCTGAGATCTGGATGATTGACAGGTGAGGGTTTAGAACATCACTGGGTTCAACTGGGTGAATGTTTTATGTTTCGGATCAGGCCGATCATCACAGTTACATCAGTCAGCTGCTTAAAAAGAACGCATATCAGCAATAAAAGAAGGAACGTAAAAATCATCCTGTTCCTGGAGAAACCCCATATCTCCAGGTTCTAGCTTTAGGTTTCAGATCAGTGGAGGAACTAAAGTTCTTGACGTCATGCATACTTCAACCTAAAACACTAAGGAGTGTAACATATACATGGTTTACAGGATCACATGTAACACTGGACTGGACTGTTTGTGGGGGTTTATCAATACtcagaaatatatataaaacaaaccTGAGCTCCGAACTTTAAAGgaacatttcaacatttttggGTCTGTAAATATGAAACTACAGCAAACAGCTACTTAGactagcttagcataaagaccAGGAACATGGAGACGCCCCGGAGGGCTCGTAGAGGAACTTCAGCAAGCCTTTTATTGAGTGAACTTTGGAAATGTTGGAGGATGCCTGGGGTTCTTAATATGACCTTTGGGAATCTTTAAGGAATTAACTGGGGAATTGAAGGAGAACCTAGGAAGAACCTCTGTGGAAGGAAAGCCTAAAAAGAACCCAGGCACACTGAAATGTTAATTTAAGAAGATGAGGACTTTCTGattgattgtagctcaggtttGTTTTGTCACTAATGAAACTCCATTACCAGAGGAGTGTTTAGGATTCATccaccttctcctcctctcctttctCCTCCTTAGGGAGGGTGGAGGATAGAGCATACTCCTCTCCAACTCCCTCCGAAACCACCGACACATCAGCCTCCACCACAACTGACGTCTGCTGCTCTTTCAccacctctgtctcctcttccttctcctcttctttctccttttccttctcctcctctttcacttcctcctcctgctgctgctcggTTGGGGCCAGCTGGGCATGAACTTCTGTGAAGGAGACCTCCTGCTCAGTGCTGCCCAGTGGGGAGAACTGGATGTTAGCCTCAGTAGTAAGTGTCTCCCCAGTTGGAGCAGAGGCCTCTGGAagctgagattcagagttgCTGCGAGGCTGTAAACACAAAATCAAAGATATGAAATCCAGAGAAACCCAAGAGGAACCTCAGTGGAACACTCGGACATTGTTCAGAAGACTCTGGTGGAACATTCCATGTGGACTGGGTAACTTTAGGGTAACGTTGTGAGGGGAACATACTGGGACCTAATGGGTACATTGGTGGTGTCTCTGGAAAATAGTAAGAGGAATAACTCTGTACCTTCCTCATGTGGAAGCTCAAAGGTGAAACCTTCAGGCTGGCAGTCTTTTGCTTGATCTTCTCTCGTTGTTCGGCAGAAACGATCTTCGTTCCGATCCTCGTCATCTTCTTCTCGATGTTCTGCCTGGAGAACGCCTTCTTTAGGCTGTCCACCTGTAGACAAGGACATGATTACCTGTCTGTGTGACTACTCTCACCTGTCTCACTGTCTTTATTTCTCACCTTCTTCAGGCTGGATCGTTTCAGTTTCTCAGCTCTAGACTTCTCCATGTTCTCCAAATCTTGAGGCCACGCCTCCTCGTCTTCTACCTCTGCCTCCAGCCCAACATCCTCATCAGATGATAGGTCGATAGTCTGGAGCCCGCCCTCCTGGGAACGGTTGCCATCCACGCTGCCCGGCTCCACTTCCTCACCTTCCTCCAAAATCTCATCCCGAGGGTATGGAGGAGGATCCTTCACAAAAACACTGGAGGGGATCTCGTTCTCCTCCTAAAGTGAAACACAGGAGAGCATGAGGAGGCTGTCTGGTGATCTGTGGAGGAACCAGAGACCTCTCCTCTGACTCCAGGGGGATCTTGGTGGAACAAAAGGAGAACTTCAAGGTTTTGATAAACCAGGAAAAAAGCAACTGTGCCCAGTGAGGagaactcttttttttgtttcacctCTAGTGGAACCACAGAGACCAGAACCAGAACCAACAAGAACCTGAAGAACCCCAGTAATGAGTGTGCGCAGTGCTGTCCACATAAACACAACAAGGGAGGGCTTACAGAAGAACCACACGCAGTAACACACtctgactcacacacacatgttaaAACTCATGAGGAATGCTGGGTATTTAGGGAGGATGGGAGTGTTTACTGTCAGTGAGAGAAGACAGTGCTGACTTTAAGTATACTGACTGTAGTACTAACTGTAGTATTGACTACAGCTGAGTCCTCCTCACACCTCATAGGTACACACTGATACTGCAGTACTACAGCTTTACTGCACACCGCGTCAGCTGATATCAGCCCCGAGGACAAGCTATGGAAATAAAAACTGACCTCATGACTCTGCTGAGTGTCACTATGATAACCAGATCACATGATCACTGTCCATTTTTCCAGTTCAGTTCCCGCAGCAGCTGGTGGCCAAATAAGGCGACCGGCTGAGAGCCAGCTGGACCCTAACAGACCTCCTTTGTTCATAACTACAACTCCCAGCATGCCTCAGAGCTTCTGGTCCAGGTGTCACTCACAAATGAAGTTGGGGTGGGAGGATATTTGTAGCAGGTTGAACTCACCTGAATTCATGCAAAAAAGCAcagcagaaaacaggaaatcctAGATATTCCCGAAGAGGCACAAAGCAGCTGATGGAGtgcctgacctctgacctttgacccaccTGTACAGGGGTATCTCTAACCTGGAAGATGAGGACTTTGAAGTTGTTCCTGTTGATCAGGTGGGCGTGGTTGGCCTCCAGCTTCTTCACCTGCATGCCCTGACGCTCCATCTTATCACGAATCTGCATCAATGCACAAGTGAGAGGGTTAGGGACAGGTGTGCTGTAAATCAGTGCTGTGTACTGACCTGTGTCCCGCATACCTGTGCTGGGTTCACTGACCTCTTTCATAGTGACGGACAGCTTGCGGCTTTTGTCCAGCAGTTTGCTGACTGTGTTCGAGGTGAAACTTTGACTTTTGGACAGTTTGGTCATGTCAGCCTGGATCCCCTTGACCACGCCCTCCATCTCCACCTGGTGCACCTGAGACACAACCAGCCAATAACCTTGGTTCAATAGTTCATCGGCAgcgttggggagtaacggaatacatgtaccgccgttacgtatttaaaatacaaaatataagtaactgtattccattacagttaccgtttaaaaaggtggtatttagaatacagttactttgttgaaataaatggattacacggcggtattttcctgtttcatactgtcgcgggtcaggactgtttgggttttgtttgacagctatgttctgttgttccaggcggcagcgttatggttgccatggttacagggtgacgcgctctctctgcgactgtgtttcctgggtgagagagcgcctttttgttgtcgttgttgtgctaagctaagaggcagaatgctacaggcatagccctaaagaatgtagcctcatgggcagtgtagtccgtgctgcagggagaatggactgccttacccgttatgtgtctgtgagcgagggagggagaaaaaggaaaagtacgagctgtcaccgagcagaaaaaggagctggaagcatgtaaatataataataaccgctgcagccaagaagagtgcctgaccagcccagttgtaagtacgctattaagactcgactgtacactgtgttcgtgttttcctctgaaacagtggctgtgtcccaattcagagaccacacgcttgaagtacgcattttgagtgcgattacgtcaccgccacgcgacgaaggctgtcccagtccgaagtgtacttcaaatgcatactgtcactacccgatctgtaccggaaacccgatcggtaccccgcatgcgcgaaAGGTGTCTACTTCGGGTCGAAGCGTTTTACGATAGTTACGGGTCcgagtatctgttaagatgttaagaataataagtatctcttaaaatgtttccaataatgaaacattttaatataacgtagacaaaaacgaaaaataaaaagatagttacagatcaggactccccgatccttactgcgtatgtgcaaagtcggaccgtacaaatcgggtctacccgatccgtaccgcgcatgtgcaggggttttcttcttcttctgttcatttaatggcagtttactccccagtgtacgGGGATACTGCCACCTACTGACCGAGCGAATGAACCCTATTGTAAACTGAATTAGCGTCATTACAAAcgtgtgttaaatttgatttagtgatagtcgagtgtgtttatgcttgtctgtgtggagaggattgattggaatagtgatgatgatgtccgttatcactgtcaattgtcagtaaacacttcatctggctgatgaatcttcacgtgacatattacaaagtctgcattattaactctgtaattaggcgccattcttcttattttacggcgctgttgttcaatcgggggaggctctctgttgaggagaaaagcatgaatttgtttgtatacggattatccattgtttaaatgtcccggtagtcgaaaaggaggcagagctgttgagaaatgctaggagctaactgggcgctaaccgtatcattcaaatatattgaatgtcgcaatgttggcaaagagaggaagtgacgtaagattcgcgcatgcggggtaccgatcgggtttccggtacggatcgggtagcgacacgcttcgtggtcccatatatcccacaattcatagcgcggcggtgggtgtggataattttgccgcaaaatacggcagaagggagcggctgaagagtgaactggcaaaagtaagtactgaatatgatgtcacttatttatgtgcgaatgtttaataatg
The genomic region above belongs to Pelmatolapia mariae isolate MD_Pm_ZW linkage group LG15, Pm_UMD_F_2, whole genome shotgun sequence and contains:
- the cavin2b gene encoding caveolae-associated protein 2b, whose product is MVTTETHQCQDLLVPSQDQDQDQVDPENQQEDPASPSSLMAGLDPEKMSQGPVNAITVLTLLDKLVNMLDAVQENQHKMEVHQVEMEGVVKGIQADMTKLSKSQSFTSNTVSKLLDKSRKLSVTMKEIRDKMERQGMQVKKLEANHAHLINRNNFKVLIFQEENEIPSSVFVKDPPPYPRDEILEEGEEVEPGSVDGNRSQEGGLQTIDLSSDEDVGLEAEVEDEEAWPQDLENMEKSRAEKLKRSSLKKVDSLKKAFSRQNIEKKMTRIGTKIVSAEQREKIKQKTASLKVSPLSFHMRKPRSNSESQLPEASAPTGETLTTEANIQFSPLGSTEQEVSFTEVHAQLAPTEQQQEEEVKEEEKEKEKEEEKEEETEVVKEQQTSVVVEADVSVVSEGVGEEYALSSTLPKEEKGEEEKVDES